Proteins encoded together in one Ipomoea triloba cultivar NCNSP0323 chromosome 4, ASM357664v1 window:
- the LOC116016751 gene encoding uncharacterized protein LOC116016751: MNSNYGKSNMKSGSMNNFDFDFGLNTGRSRSLNDQKHQTSSYSSSAQSKPYGTASWTNQPNTNKASWTHQPVGSLSGPTSMVGDIFGKTWGSAAPSNTGSASTVGIVTNKDPNLFGDLVNSALGQNKGGSNMPLKNSTPVTNKSSFSMGGMADSLPKTGSSVKSSGTLGGSNQGFGNFTSGGYNTNVSSGNANMSAANNRSSGLGGTPMSSMAGGVGGMGSKKDPFSTLVDFGSKPAANMNSGSKGRSSATSHVDDAFGDFQNASKSGSSFSSNAFPTSNNASATSRPNTSHPKVDDVFGDFQNASKSGSSFSSNDFPTSNNASAPLNTNTSHPKVDDFGFSNNQPHAQSSGGAGDFDSLFQSSTTSFGGSAVESQQFSGGDDWGFESEFGGGHDNGGTTELEGLPPPPAGLSASTAKSKGMDNYKQGQYADAIKWLSWAVVLLEKTSDITGTAEVLSSRASCYKEVGEYKKAVADCTKVLDHDEKNVSVLVQRALLYENMEKYKLGAEDLRIVMKLDPTNRVARSTIHRLTKMAG, encoded by the exons ATGAATTCCAATTACGGGAAATCGAATATGAAATCGGGTTCTATGAACAATTTCGATTTCGATTTCGGGCTGAACACTGGCCGTTCCCGATCTCTCAATGACCAAAAGCACCAAACCTCGTCGTATTCATCTTCTGCGCAATCAAAGCCGTATGGAACGGCATCTTGGACCAACCAACCCAACACTAACAAGGCATCCTGGACTCACCAACCTGTTGGATCTCTGTCCGGGCCGACGTCCATGGTTGGGGATATATTTGGGAAGACTTGGGGGTCTGCTGCGCCCTCGAACACTGGTAGTGCTTCAACTGTAGGTATTGTGACGAACAAAGACCCTAATTTGTTTGGTGATTTGGTGAACTCAGCACTTGGGCAAAATAAGGGTGGTAGCAATATGCCACTGAAAAATTCCACCCCGGTGACAAATAAGAGTTCATTTTCAATGGGGGGTATGGCCGATTCCTTGCCGAAAACAGGTAGTTCTGTTAAAAGCAGTGGAACTTTGGGGGGATCTAACCAGGGTTTCGGAAACTTTACCAGTGGGGGATATAATACTAATGTTAGTAGTGGCAATGCGAATATGAGTGCTGCAAATAATAGAAGTTCTGGTCTTGGAGGGACACCAATGAGTAGTATGGCTGGGGGTGTAGGTGGAATGGGTTCGAAGAAGGATCCATTTAGTACCTTGGTTGATTTTGGGTCTAAACCAGCTGCTAACATGAATTCAGGGAGCAAAGGACGTAGCAGCGCTACTAGTCATGTGGATGATGCATTTGGAGATTTTCAAAATGCATCAAAATCCGGGTCATCATTTTCGTCAAATGCTTTCCCCACTAGCAACAATGCCTCAGCTACATCAAGACCAAACACATCTCATCCAAAGGTGGATGATGTATTTGGAGACTTTCAAAATGCCTCAAAATCCGGAtcatcattttcttcaaatGATTTTCCCACTAGTAACAATGCTTCGGCTCCATTAAACACAAACACATCTCATCCAAAGGTGGATGATTTTGGATTTTCTAATAATCAGCCACATGCTCAGTCCTCTGGTGGTGCTGGAGATTTTGATTCACTTTTCCAGTCATCTACCACCTCATTTGGTGGATCTGCTGTGGAAAGTCAGCAATTTTCAGGGGGCGATGATTGGGGATTTGAGTCTGAGTTTGGAGGGGGACATGATAATGGTGGGACAACTGAGCTTGAAGGGCTTCCACCACCACCTGCTGGCCTCAGTGCTTCAACTGCAAAGAGCAAGGGGATGGATAATTACAAGCAGGGACAATATGCTGATGCTATAAAATGGCTATCATGGGCCGTTGTTCTTCTTGAGAAAACCAGTGACATAACTGGTACAGCAGAGGTGTTGTCATCTAGGGCTTCATGTTATAAAGAAGTAGGAGAGTACAAGAAGGCTGTGGCTGACTGCACAAAG GTGCTAGACCATGATGAAAAAAATGTATCTGTCCTTGTACAGCGAGCTCTGTTGTATGAAAATATGGAGAAGTACAAGCTTGGAGCTGAAGACTTGAGAATTGTAATGAAACTTGACCCTACCAACAGGGTCGCGAGAAGTACCATTCATCGCTTGACTAAGATGGCTGGCTAG
- the LOC116017653 gene encoding uncharacterized protein LOC116017653, with protein MLGRKRCMKRLRMGRYKEMAKKSKHDHGESSRSRARPQVAVSQAPQERGSRSLRHLTPLQRTLVDDYKSKQLCVGRFFDDNILTEFGCLNEINGLIRHPQLHRLFEWRGPTYAPVTYEFLATLEIRKEVNNARESISFRLFGNHYSLSVNTLGVTLGFHTAKSISLPYFRNFKDDFDSEVVVVQYWKSITNNAAYNSSNLKAKLITRNALKAIRLAFAVNLSGRTTNRNKVYKQDLFYM; from the coding sequence gatgggacgatATAAAGAGATGGCTAAGAAATCCAAACATGATCATGGAGAATCTAGTAGATCAAGAGCACGACCCCAAGTTGCAGTTTCACAAGCTCCACAGGAGCGAGGATCAAGGTCGCTTAGGCACTTGACACCTCTTCAGCGCACTCTGGTGGATGATTATAAAAGCAAGCAGTTATGTGTCGGTCGTTTCTTTGATGATAATATTCTGACAGAGTTTGGTTGCCTGAACGAAATTAATGGACTGATAAGGCACCCTCAACTCCACCGTTTattcgagtggagaggaccaacatatgcGCCAGTGacttatgaatttttggcgACACTTGAGATCAGAAAGGAAGTTAATAATGCGAGGGAGTCCATCTCGTTCAGATTGTTTGGCAATCATTACAGCTTATCggttaacactttaggtgttactcTTGGATTTCACACTGCCAAGAGCATTTCTTTACCATACTTCAGGAACTTTAAGGATGATTTCGATTCGGAGGTTGTAGTTGTTCAGTACTGGAAGAGCATAACTAACAATGCAGCTTACAACTCCTCCAACCTCAAGGCAAAGCTCATCACTAGgaatgctttgaaggctatcagattggCCTTTGCAGTTAATCTCTCTGGTAGGACCACCAACCGAAACAAAGTCTACAAGCAAGATCTATTTTACATGTGA